In a genomic window of Clavelina lepadiformis chromosome 7, kaClaLepa1.1, whole genome shotgun sequence:
- the LOC143465603 gene encoding ufm1-specific protease 1-like: MTVIPDRLLNDVHLSLSTKRTKSVNIKGKYAYYHYCCDDIDDRGWGCGYRTLQTISSWIFYNCRNSSKSNQISVPSILDIQRALVAMEDKTKTFIGSKEWIGSFEICICIDYFYDASCKLHHIPAGEVINAINILKKHFTENSSPVMMGGDTDASSKCILGVAGEYEEDYEILILDPHCCATEISLENLEKQKWIAWHSIHSLSRTSFYNLCLPQVKQK, from the coding sequence ATGACGGTGATCCCTGACAGACTGTTGAATGATGTTCACCTTTCATTATCAACCAAAAGGACCAAGTCTGTAAATATTAAAGGCAAATATGCTTATTATCATTACTGTTGTGATGATATTGATGACAGAGGCTGGGGTTGTGGATATAGAACTCTGCAAACCATTTCCAGTTGGATTTTTTACAATTGCAGAAATAGTAGCAAGTCCAACCAAATATCTGTACCATCAATTCTTGATATTCAAAGAGCCCTTGTAGCCATggaagataaaacaaaaacatttataggATCAAAGGAATGGATAGGCTCATTCGAGATATGCATTTGTATAGACTATTTTTATGATGCTTCCTGCAAGCTTCATCACATTCCAGCTGGTGAAGTAATTaacgcaataaacattttaaaaaaacactttacAGAAAACAGCAGTCCGGTTATGATGGGAGGCGATACTGATGCATCTTCAAAATGTATACTAGGTGTTGCTGGAGAATATGAAGAAGATTATGAAATTCTTATTTTAGATCCTCACTGCTGTGCTACCGAAATTTCATTAGAAAATCTAGAAAAGCAAAAGTGGATTGCATGGCACAGTATACACTCATTAAGCCGAACATCTTTTTATAATTTGTGTCTTCCACAAGTCAAGCAAAAATAA
- the LOC143465602 gene encoding dynein axonemal assembly factor 19-like — protein sequence MCNMNNFNDDIDFKMLEKEIGNAVAHDDRYQRENDAKFRAINQKVRSYDEFRDIVAASHIKPLGRHDKLGGMNYQKWNPVSNNSASDTGAKAKNNPSTTNLQLPKNSQDFFKTWKRTCTTYSDKWNYLLRIERMLLQNCLNLECPVGEILNVIYKCSAITTHMEKVIDILDIMTKSKRFSLELDFLSGEERKQLEEVFASVQSNLENTSEESLKNLQQAYRLR from the coding sequence ATGTGCAACATGAATAACTTTAATGACGACATTGATTTCAAAATGCTTGAAAAAGAAATTGGCAATGCTGTTGCCCATGATGATAGATACCAACGCGAAAATGACGCCAAGTTTAGAGCAATAAATCAGAAAGTGAGAAGCTATGATGAATTCAGAGATATTGTTGCAGCATCACACATAAAACCATTGGGAAGACACGATAAGCTTGGAGGAATGAACTACCAAAAATGGAACCCAGTTTCAAATAACTCAGCTAGCGATACAGGGGCTAAAGCCAAAAACAATCCTTCTACAACTAACCTACAACTCCCGAAAAACAGTCAagacttttttaaaacatggaAGAGAACTTGTACCACTTATAGCGATAAATGGAATTATCTCTTGAGAATTGAAAGGATGTTGTTGCAAAATTGCTTGAATCTAGAATGTCCAGTTggtgaaattttaaatgttatttacAAATGCTCAGCCATTACAACTCATATGGAAAAAGTCATAGACATTTTGGACATTATGACCAAATCAAAAAGGTTTTCACTGGAACTTGATTTCTTAAGTGGGGAAGAAAGAAAACAGTTAGAGGAAGTATTTGCCAGTGTTCAATCGAATCTTGAAAACACATCGGAGGAAAGTCTGAAGAACTTGCAACAAGCTTACAGACTGAGATAA